One segment of Erigeron canadensis isolate Cc75 chromosome 2, C_canadensis_v1, whole genome shotgun sequence DNA contains the following:
- the LOC122588282 gene encoding E3 ubiquitin-protein ligase AIRP1-like: MPGGYICDSDAWPANDDIIPANYRFLASQPFFIKLTLEFQFKNEPDGSPGSTTIMKELFVPRDERMGISREAWGLIRDGLYQMGSPQSIVGETILQLTCCAMQMIRDPANAGRMVLPMEAHVTCVEEEETETLEDIVKMEEVVVETTDVCAVCLVDMEAGSVASRLPCMHEFHAACIGEWFTYNISCPICRTEY; this comes from the coding sequence atgccTGGCGGGTACATCTGTGACTCCGATGCTTGGCCGGCTAACGATGATATCATTCCGGCCAATTACCGTTTCTTGGCGTCGCAACCCTTTTTCATCAAGCTGACACTAGAGTTCCAATTCAAAAATGAACCAGATGGGAGTCCAGGCAGCACCACAATCATGAAAGAGTTGTTTGTCCCAAGAGACGAACGTATGGGAATCTCGAGGGAAGCGTGGGGCTTGATTCGGGACGGGCTTTACCAGATGGGCTCACCACAAAGCATTGTTGGGGAGACCATCCTTCAGCTCACATGTTGTGCCATGCAGATGATCAGAGATCCGGCCAATGCAGGGCGGATGGTGCTTCCGATGGAAGCTCATGTCACTTGCGTTGAGGAGGAAGAAACGGAAACATTGGAGGATATCGTGAAGATGGaagaggtggtggtggagacgacGGACGTGTGTGCTGTGTGCTTGGTGGATATGGAGGCGGGCTCGGTGGCAAGCAGGCTCCCCTGCATGCATGAATTCCATGCGGCTTGCATTGGTGAATGGTTCACATATAACATTTCTTGCCCAATTTGCCGTACCGAATATTAG